In Geotalea uraniireducens, one genomic interval encodes:
- a CDS encoding Spy/CpxP family protein refolding chaperone: MKRRIVIAALLALTVCGGAIARADGDRPPGPDRDGFGPAPTEPGPGAEQGDRKAARLARTLKLTEEQQAKAKAIFQAERKKDKALRQELRAVGKQLREAGETAKFDEKAVRELAAKQGQLMTEQLVNHLRSRHEFYALLTPDQREQFEELGPPRGGHRPPPPPGARERRHCQPPPPDCGPDRFGPPPDEAGFGGPPEPDAD; encoded by the coding sequence ATGAAACGACGGATTGTTATTGCAGCACTCCTGGCGCTGACGGTCTGCGGCGGCGCCATTGCCCGCGCCGATGGGGACCGGCCGCCCGGTCCCGACCGGGACGGCTTCGGCCCGGCACCGACGGAACCCGGCCCGGGAGCGGAACAGGGTGACCGGAAAGCGGCCCGCTTGGCCCGGACACTGAAGCTGACCGAAGAGCAGCAGGCCAAAGCGAAAGCGATCTTCCAGGCGGAACGGAAAAAGGACAAGGCGCTCCGGCAGGAGCTGCGGGCCGTCGGCAAGCAATTGCGCGAGGCGGGCGAGACGGCGAAGTTCGACGAAAAGGCAGTGCGGGAGCTGGCGGCCAAACAGGGGCAGCTGATGACGGAACAGCTGGTGAATCACCTCCGGTCCCGGCACGAGTTCTATGCCCTGCTGACGCCGGACCAGCGCGAGCAGTTCGAAGAACTCGGCCCGCCGCGGGGCGGGCACCGGCCGCCGCCCCCGCCGGGTGCCCGGGAAAGACGCCATTGCCAACCGCCCCCGCCGGACTGTGGGCCTGATCGCTTCGGCCCGCCACCGGACGAGGCCGGGTTCGGCGGCCCGCCGGAACCGGATGCCGACTAG
- a CDS encoding EF-hand domain-containing protein, which produces MVDAIGSSSLSAASLKQLQDEMFNKLDANGDGSISKDELSAAVQGSGDTQGPSVDEVFSAFDTDNDGAISKLESDAGLAKIAQQLQESATNQDQSGLTAGGQAGGKGGAPAGGGGAAAASDASSSSDSSTVYDKRDTNKDGVVSPEEELAYEMKHPEEAAKNATASAAPADGQTENQPAASGAAAPAASINVTV; this is translated from the coding sequence ATGGTAGACGCAATCGGCAGCAGCAGTCTGAGCGCGGCGTCGCTCAAACAGCTCCAGGATGAAATGTTCAACAAGCTCGACGCGAACGGCGACGGCTCGATCAGCAAGGACGAGCTGAGCGCGGCGGTCCAGGGGAGCGGCGACACGCAGGGGCCCTCGGTCGACGAGGTTTTCAGCGCCTTCGATACCGACAACGACGGCGCCATCAGCAAACTCGAATCCGATGCCGGGCTGGCTAAAATCGCCCAGCAGCTGCAGGAGAGCGCCACGAACCAGGATCAGAGCGGTCTCACGGCCGGCGGTCAGGCCGGCGGCAAAGGGGGCGCGCCGGCCGGGGGGGGCGGGGCGGCCGCCGCCAGTGACGCCAGTTCCTCCTCCGACAGCAGCACGGTCTACGACAAGCGGGACACCAATAAGGACGGGGTGGTTTCGCCGGAGGAAGAGCTGGCGTACGAGATGAAACATCCCGAAGAGGCGGCGAAAAACGCCACCGCGTCTGCTGCTCCGGCTGACGGACAGACGGAGAACCAGCCGGCCGCCAGCGGCGCCGCTGCGCCGGCAGCGTCGATCAATGTCACCGTCTGA
- a CDS encoding ATP-binding protein, which translates to MKIGITYRLFLAILAAAGLTVLSMLLIMRWSIDRGFLRYVNSLDQSRLTRLAERLEEGYARQGSWAYLQGQPATWRQLVATTMPDEWPRFPERPPHPGEGPPPGEGGRPPGPPPPGRDFALRVILLDAARKPLVMAGGSSEGAELKPLHQGARVVGYLGLLPLKHLSDEHQLRFMKEQRLALSLGGAMLVLVAMGLSLPLASRLVRPIRALATATDRLAAGQYAIRVPVTSTDELGQLARDFNALALSLEKNEQARRQWVADISHELRTPLAILRGEIEALVDGVRQPTPASFQSLHGEVLRLGRLVDDLYQLSLSDVGALTYRKEELDLAKLLIGVLAPYRAEFAAKQLRLDAHLSFTSRFTVFGDPERLHQLFANLLDNGLKYTDQGGELVVRLSCRDAAAIVDIEDSAPGVPSSELGKLFDRLYRVEASRSRAGGGAGLGLAICRNIAEAHDGTITAQPSPLGGLWIRVTLPLIGRC; encoded by the coding sequence ATGAAGATCGGCATTACCTACCGGCTGTTTCTGGCGATCCTGGCGGCGGCGGGGCTGACGGTGCTCTCGATGCTCCTGATCATGCGCTGGAGCATCGACCGGGGCTTTCTCCGCTACGTCAACAGTCTGGACCAGAGCCGGCTGACCCGGCTGGCCGAGCGGCTCGAAGAGGGGTACGCCCGACAGGGGAGCTGGGCCTACCTGCAGGGGCAGCCGGCGACCTGGCGCCAGCTGGTTGCCACCACCATGCCCGACGAATGGCCGCGCTTCCCGGAGCGGCCACCGCATCCGGGGGAGGGACCGCCGCCGGGCGAGGGGGGGCGACCGCCGGGGCCACCGCCGCCGGGGCGCGACTTTGCGTTGCGGGTCATTCTTCTCGATGCGGCCAGGAAACCGCTGGTCATGGCGGGCGGCAGCAGCGAGGGGGCGGAATTGAAACCCCTCCACCAGGGAGCGCGGGTGGTCGGCTACCTGGGGCTCCTGCCGCTGAAGCATCTCTCCGACGAGCACCAGCTCCGTTTCATGAAAGAGCAGCGGCTCGCCCTTTCCCTGGGGGGAGCGATGCTGGTGCTGGTGGCGATGGGGCTGTCGTTGCCGCTGGCCAGCCGGCTGGTGCGGCCGATCAGGGCGCTGGCCACCGCCACCGACCGGCTGGCAGCCGGTCAATACGCCATCCGGGTTCCGGTGACCTCCACCGACGAGCTCGGCCAGCTGGCCCGGGACTTCAATGCCCTGGCGCTCTCCCTGGAGAAGAACGAGCAGGCCCGCCGCCAGTGGGTTGCCGACATCTCCCACGAACTGCGGACGCCGCTGGCGATCCTCCGCGGCGAGATCGAAGCGCTCGTCGACGGGGTCCGGCAGCCGACGCCGGCGTCGTTCCAGTCGCTCCACGGCGAGGTGCTGCGGCTGGGCCGGCTGGTGGACGACCTCTACCAGCTCTCCCTCTCCGACGTCGGCGCCCTGACCTACCGCAAGGAAGAGCTGGACCTGGCCAAGTTGCTGATCGGCGTCCTCGCCCCCTACCGGGCGGAATTCGCCGCCAAGCAGCTCCGTCTCGACGCTCACCTGTCGTTCACCTCCCGGTTCACCGTCTTCGGCGATCCGGAACGGCTGCACCAGCTGTTCGCCAACCTGTTGGACAACGGGCTGAAATATACCGATCAGGGGGGGGAACTGGTGGTCCGGCTCAGTTGCCGCGACGCGGCGGCGATCGTCGATATCGAGGATTCGGCCCCCGGCGTGCCGTCGAGCGAGCTCGGCAAGCTGTTCGACCGGCTCTACCGGGTGGAGGCCTCACGCAGCCGTGCCGGGGGCGGCGCCGGCCTCGGCCTGGCGATCTGCCGGAACATCGCCGAGGCCCATGACGGGACCATCACGGCGCAGCCGTCGCCGCTCGGCGGGCTGTGGATCAGGGTTACGCTGCCGCTGATCGGGAGGTGCTGA
- a CDS encoding MacB family efflux pump subunit: MGKPLLELQQVWRRFRAGDEDIPVLKGIDLTIGAGEMVAIVGASGSGKSTLMNILGCLDRPSEGRYLIDGRETGSLDGDERAELRREHFGFIFQRYHLLPHLDATQNTEIPAIYAGVEKARRRARAAELLDRLGLADRRSHRPGQLSGGQQQRVSIARALMNGGEVILADEPTGALDSKSGQELMGILHELHGRGHTIILVTHDPQVADHAERIIEISDGEIIRDHANPRRAGAGGGSAVPFAGQGAGQGAAGAGRGAGRALRGVWGRFAEAFKMALVAMASHRMRTLLTMLGIIIGITSVVSVVALGQGARQKVISDISSMGTNIIDIFPGSDWGDEKAASIHTLKPADLEALKSQVYVDSVTPGVNGSVLLRYRNIKANASVGGVGEEYFRVRGLELAQGTAFRQSDIQRQAQVVVIDTNTATKLFPNGENPLGRVIFLGTLPCQVIGVTKEKESPFGNNQNLNVWVPYTAAMGRLLGQQYFNSITVRVREGLPNQAAEQGIIKLLTMRHGSKDFYTSSSDSILKTVKKTTATLTLLISAIAVISLVVGGIGVMNIMLVSVTERTHEIGIRMAVGARQSDILQQFLIEAVLVCLIGGLIGILLSFGVGLIFPLFVTAIAMKFSLASIAAAFLCSTMIGILFGFLPARNAARLDPIEALARE; this comes from the coding sequence ATGGGCAAACCGTTACTCGAACTGCAGCAGGTGTGGCGCCGCTTCCGGGCCGGGGACGAAGATATCCCGGTGCTGAAGGGGATCGACCTGACCATCGGCGCCGGGGAGATGGTCGCCATCGTCGGCGCCTCCGGCTCGGGAAAATCGACCCTGATGAACATCCTCGGCTGCCTCGACCGGCCGAGTGAAGGACGTTACCTGATCGACGGCCGGGAGACCGGCAGCCTCGACGGCGACGAGCGGGCCGAGCTGCGCCGGGAGCATTTCGGCTTCATTTTCCAGCGTTACCACCTGCTCCCCCACCTCGATGCGACGCAGAATACCGAGATCCCCGCCATCTATGCCGGGGTGGAGAAGGCCCGGCGCCGGGCGCGGGCGGCGGAACTGCTCGACCGGCTCGGCCTGGCCGACCGCCGCAGCCATCGGCCGGGACAGCTCTCCGGCGGGCAGCAGCAGCGGGTCAGCATCGCCCGGGCACTGATGAACGGCGGCGAGGTGATCCTGGCCGACGAACCGACGGGGGCGCTGGACAGCAAAAGCGGCCAGGAGCTGATGGGAATCCTCCACGAGCTGCACGGCCGCGGCCATACCATCATCCTGGTCACCCACGACCCGCAGGTGGCCGACCACGCCGAGCGGATCATCGAAATCAGCGACGGCGAGATCATCCGCGACCACGCCAATCCCCGCCGCGCCGGCGCCGGCGGGGGGAGCGCGGTGCCGTTCGCCGGCCAGGGCGCCGGCCAGGGCGCCGCCGGGGCCGGCCGTGGCGCCGGCCGCGCGCTCCGCGGGGTCTGGGGGCGGTTCGCCGAGGCGTTCAAGATGGCCCTGGTCGCCATGGCTTCGCACCGGATGCGCACCCTGCTGACCATGCTCGGGATCATCATCGGCATCACCTCGGTGGTCTCGGTGGTGGCGCTCGGCCAGGGGGCCCGGCAGAAGGTGATCAGCGACATCAGCTCGATGGGGACCAACATCATCGACATCTTCCCCGGCAGCGACTGGGGGGACGAAAAGGCCGCCAGCATCCACACCCTCAAACCGGCCGACCTGGAGGCGCTGAAGTCCCAGGTCTACGTCGACAGCGTGACGCCGGGGGTCAACGGCAGCGTCCTGCTCCGCTACCGGAACATCAAGGCCAACGCCTCGGTCGGCGGAGTCGGCGAAGAGTACTTCCGGGTCCGCGGCCTGGAGCTGGCCCAGGGAACCGCCTTCCGCCAGAGCGACATCCAGCGGCAGGCACAGGTGGTGGTCATCGACACCAACACCGCCACAAAGCTGTTTCCCAACGGCGAAAACCCGCTCGGCCGGGTGATCTTCCTCGGCACCCTCCCCTGCCAGGTGATCGGGGTGACCAAGGAGAAGGAGAGCCCGTTCGGCAACAACCAGAACCTCAACGTCTGGGTCCCCTACACCGCCGCCATGGGCCGGCTGCTCGGCCAACAGTATTTCAACTCGATCACCGTCCGGGTCCGGGAGGGACTCCCCAACCAGGCCGCTGAGCAGGGGATCATCAAGCTGCTCACCATGCGCCACGGCAGCAAGGATTTCTACACCAGCAGCAGCGACAGCATCCTGAAGACGGTGAAGAAGACCACCGCCACCCTGACCCTGCTGATCTCGGCCATCGCGGTGATCTCCCTGGTAGTCGGCGGGATCGGGGTGATGAATATCATGCTGGTCTCGGTCACCGAACGGACCCACGAGATCGGCATCCGGATGGCGGTCGGCGCCCGGCAGAGCGACATCCTGCAGCAGTTTTTGATCGAGGCGGTGCTGGTCTGCCTGATCGGCGGGCTGATCGGCATCCTGCTCTCCTTCGGCGTCGGGCTGATCTTCCCGCTGTTCGTCACCGCCATCGCCATGAAATTTTCCCTGGCGTCGATTGCCGCCGCCTTTCTCTGCTCGACGATGATCGGCATCCTCTTCGGCTTCCTGCCGGCCCGCAACGCCGCCCGGCTCGACCCGATCGAAGCGCTGGCCAGGGAATGA
- a CDS encoding response regulator transcription factor yields MERLLMIDNDGKATEELSQYLTREGFCVDTVERGSTGIERATAGQYDLVLLDIQLPDLNGFEVLNQLCSRTTIPVVIVTARGDDIDKIVGLEMGADDYLAKPCNPRELLARLRVVLRRIRPQRVRAAASPAPRKLKVGDLEINLGTRMVLRGGEIVELTSVEFNLLRQLVANAGELVSREKLIREVLGRALSPCDRSIDVHVSKLRKKLGISAEGFDRIKTIRNEGYIYTLATAIDQLGSGRC; encoded by the coding sequence ATGGAACGATTGCTCATGATCGACAACGACGGGAAGGCGACGGAAGAGTTGAGCCAGTACCTGACCCGGGAGGGATTTTGCGTCGATACGGTCGAGCGGGGAAGCACGGGGATCGAGCGGGCGACGGCCGGTCAGTACGACCTGGTACTGCTGGACATCCAGCTGCCGGACCTGAACGGCTTCGAGGTGCTGAACCAGCTCTGCAGCAGAACGACAATTCCGGTGGTAATTGTGACGGCCCGCGGCGACGACATCGACAAGATCGTCGGCCTGGAGATGGGTGCCGACGACTACCTGGCCAAACCGTGCAATCCCCGGGAACTGCTGGCCCGGCTGCGGGTGGTATTGCGGCGGATCAGGCCACAGCGCGTCAGGGCGGCGGCATCGCCGGCGCCGCGGAAGCTGAAGGTCGGCGACCTGGAGATAAACCTGGGGACGCGGATGGTACTCCGCGGCGGCGAGATCGTCGAACTGACCTCGGTCGAATTCAACCTGCTCCGCCAACTGGTAGCGAATGCCGGGGAACTGGTTTCGCGGGAGAAGCTGATCCGGGAGGTCCTCGGCCGCGCCCTCTCCCCCTGCGACCGGAGCATCGACGTCCATGTCAGCAAGCTCCGCAAAAAGCTGGGGATTTCCGCCGAGGGGTTCGATCGGATCAAGACCATTCGCAACGAAGGATACATCTACACGCTGGCGACAGCGATCGACCAGCTCGGCAGCGGACGCTGCTGA
- a CDS encoding EF-hand domain-containing protein, whose protein sequence is MVNGISSSMSSLLRPDPKDFFNRVDTDGSGGISQAELQTMADKLKEKTGKTLEVSDSSFASYDTDGDGSLSADELKSVLDNSGFGPPLGSQETADSSTSTQQLALDAYDSNAAGSTSSTDSSLSALLEKLQTLLAKLQEQSDQTDAASSVTGGTPQPPPDFFNKVDSDGSGGVSQDELQSLASDIEQKTGQTLDVSDDAFASYDTNGDGSLSADELKSAMEKNGFKGPQGPPPPRQMDASAQDQSSTGTTASLQDQIAQLSSLIQNLSSYATTTGATANSLLSITT, encoded by the coding sequence ATGGTAAACGGCATTAGCAGCAGCATGAGTAGTCTTCTTCGCCCCGACCCGAAAGATTTCTTTAACCGGGTCGACACCGACGGCAGCGGCGGCATTTCCCAGGCGGAACTGCAGACCATGGCCGACAAGCTCAAGGAAAAGACCGGCAAGACCCTGGAGGTGAGCGACTCCTCTTTTGCCAGCTACGACACCGACGGCGACGGTTCGCTGAGCGCCGACGAACTGAAGTCGGTCCTCGACAACAGCGGCTTCGGCCCCCCGCTCGGCAGCCAGGAAACCGCCGACAGCAGCACCTCGACCCAACAGCTGGCGCTCGACGCCTACGACAGCAATGCGGCCGGCAGTACCAGCTCGACCGACAGCTCCCTGTCGGCCCTGCTGGAGAAACTGCAAACCCTGCTGGCAAAACTGCAGGAGCAGAGCGATCAGACCGATGCCGCCAGCAGCGTAACCGGCGGCACCCCGCAACCGCCGCCGGACTTTTTCAACAAGGTCGACAGCGACGGCAGCGGCGGCGTTTCCCAGGACGAGCTGCAAAGCCTGGCCAGCGACATCGAGCAGAAGACCGGCCAGACCCTCGATGTCAGCGACGACGCCTTTGCCAGTTACGACACCAACGGCGACGGCTCGCTGAGCGCCGACGAACTGAAGTCGGCCATGGAGAAGAACGGCTTCAAAGGTCCGCAGGGCCCGCCGCCACCACGGCAAATGGACGCGTCGGCCCAGGACCAGTCATCCACCGGCACGACCGCCTCCCTTCAGGACCAGATCGCCCAGTTGAGCAGCCTGATCCAGAACCTGTCGAGCTATGCCACGACCACGGGTGCCACGGCGAATTCACTGCTCAGCATCACGACTTAG
- a CDS encoding response regulator, with translation MNGKILIVEDEEKLATLLADYLRQVGFEPHWLANGSEVVSWVRDELPVLILLDLMLPGRDGLELCRELRTFSSVPIVMVTARIEEIDRLLGLELGADDYICKPFSPREVVARVKAVLRRSGGGETLQGAGIVLDESRYRATLHGHDLELTAVEFKLLQMLVAHPGRIFGRQQLMDRIYADQRIVCDRTIDSHIKKLRKKIAGVDPANELIHSVYGVGYKFEEVESC, from the coding sequence ATGAATGGGAAGATCCTGATTGTCGAAGACGAAGAGAAGCTGGCGACGCTGTTGGCCGACTATCTGCGCCAGGTCGGTTTCGAGCCGCACTGGCTGGCGAACGGCAGCGAGGTGGTCTCCTGGGTGCGGGACGAGCTGCCGGTGCTGATCCTGCTCGACCTGATGCTGCCGGGGCGCGACGGCCTGGAGCTTTGCCGGGAGCTGCGGACTTTCTCCTCCGTGCCGATCGTCATGGTCACCGCCCGGATCGAAGAGATCGACCGGCTGCTCGGCCTCGAACTGGGGGCCGACGATTACATCTGCAAACCGTTCAGCCCCCGGGAGGTGGTCGCCCGGGTCAAGGCGGTCCTTCGCCGGAGCGGCGGCGGGGAGACCCTCCAGGGCGCCGGGATCGTCCTCGACGAATCCCGCTACCGGGCCACCCTCCACGGCCACGACCTGGAGCTGACCGCCGTCGAGTTCAAGCTGCTCCAGATGCTGGTCGCCCACCCGGGGCGGATCTTCGGCCGCCAGCAGTTGATGGACCGGATCTACGCCGACCAGCGGATCGTCTGCGACCGGACCATCGACAGCCACATCAAGAAGCTCCGCAAGAAGATCGCCGGCGTCGATCCGGCCAACGAACTGATCCATTCGGTCTACGGCGTCGGCTACAAGTTCGAAGAAGTGGAGTCCTGCTAA
- a CDS encoding efflux transporter outer membrane subunit — translation MNYRITTMLESFRHWRRTATLLVAAGLAAGCGLLPHSTYTRPALQLPAAWQQETVTGTAVANREQWWKNFNDPLLDELIDRALRTNNDLAAAAIRVRRARLQARLTDTNLTPTVSVSGTSTLTTDLNQGKSSQLHSATGSLSYELDLWGKLARARDADQWEAEATEVDRQNAALALIGTTASAYWQVAFLNERIATAQASVAYAGRTLALVEAKYRAGAVSGIELAQARQEVASQQASLIQLQQQRTEARHALAIIFDQPPESAVPERQQLPDGPLPAVAAGLPADLLGRRPDLRAAEMRLREYLANVDATKASFYPSFTLTGSLGGSSTSLERVLRDPISTLGVGLVLPFIQWNTTRLTVGISETRYEEAVATFRQTLYKALQEVENALSARRRYAEEHGRRQEALTAARQAEQLAEARYRAGATGVQAWLDEQERRRTAETSLAENRLNQLNNQLTLYQAVGGDLRTTATP, via the coding sequence ATGAACTACAGGATTACCACCATGCTCGAATCGTTTCGTCATTGGCGCCGCACCGCCACGCTCCTTGTCGCCGCCGGGCTCGCCGCCGGCTGCGGCCTGCTGCCGCACAGCACCTACACCCGCCCGGCGCTGCAGCTGCCCGCCGCCTGGCAGCAAGAGACGGTGACCGGCACCGCCGTCGCCAACCGGGAGCAATGGTGGAAAAATTTCAACGACCCGCTCTTGGACGAGTTGATCGACCGGGCGCTCCGGACCAACAACGACCTCGCCGCAGCGGCAATCAGGGTGCGGCGCGCCCGGCTCCAGGCCCGCCTGACCGATACCAACCTGACGCCGACGGTCAGCGTCAGCGGGACGAGCACCCTCACCACCGACCTTAACCAGGGGAAGAGCTCCCAGCTCCACAGCGCCACCGGCTCCCTCAGCTACGAGCTGGACCTCTGGGGCAAGCTCGCCCGGGCCCGCGACGCCGACCAGTGGGAGGCGGAGGCCACCGAGGTCGACCGGCAGAATGCGGCCCTGGCCCTGATCGGCACCACCGCCTCGGCCTACTGGCAGGTCGCGTTCCTCAACGAGCGGATCGCCACTGCCCAGGCGAGTGTCGCCTACGCCGGACGAACCCTGGCGCTGGTGGAGGCGAAATACCGGGCCGGCGCAGTCTCCGGCATCGAGCTGGCCCAGGCCCGCCAGGAGGTCGCCAGCCAGCAGGCGAGCCTGATCCAGCTGCAGCAGCAGCGGACCGAGGCACGCCACGCGTTGGCGATCATTTTCGACCAGCCGCCGGAAAGCGCCGTCCCCGAGCGGCAGCAGCTGCCGGACGGGCCGCTGCCGGCGGTGGCGGCCGGCCTGCCGGCCGACCTGCTGGGGCGCCGACCCGACCTCCGGGCCGCCGAAATGCGGCTGCGCGAGTATCTGGCCAACGTCGACGCCACCAAAGCCAGCTTTTACCCGTCGTTCACCCTCACCGGCTCGCTGGGGGGGAGCAGCACCTCCCTGGAACGGGTGCTGCGGGACCCGATCTCCACCCTTGGCGTGGGGCTGGTGCTGCCGTTTATCCAGTGGAACACCACCCGGCTGACCGTCGGCATCTCCGAAACCCGCTACGAAGAAGCGGTGGCCACCTTCCGCCAGACCCTCTACAAGGCGCTGCAGGAGGTCGAGAACGCCCTGTCGGCCCGCCGCCGTTACGCGGAAGAGCACGGCCGGCGGCAGGAGGCGCTGACCGCCGCCCGGCAGGCCGAACAGCTGGCCGAGGCCCGTTACCGGGCGGGAGCGACCGGCGTCCAGGCCTGGCTGGACGAGCAGGAGCGGCGCCGCACCGCCGAGACGTCCCTGGCCGAAAACCGCCTCAACCAGCTCAACAACCAGCTGACCCTCTACCAGGCCGTCGGCGGCGACCTGCGGACCACCGCCACGCCGTAG
- the macA gene encoding macrolide transporter subunit MacA, giving the protein MTKTTRRNIAIVLAAVLVLSGTGLLLKRLFFTKETPAYITATVAKADIEDKVLASGTLTALKTVEVGAQVSGQLKKLYVALGDQVKKGQLLAEIDPVLQQNALRDAAAALDDVRAQKRAKQALLHQYDLAYKRQSQLAAVDAAARADLESAQAQLESTRADIAALDAQINKARIAVDTAQANLGYTRIAAPMDGVVITIVTEEGQTVNSAQTAPTILKLADLDTITVKAQISEADITRVRPGQTAYFTILGDSDTRHYGRLRAIEPAPDSTSSSSSSSSSSTSSTAIYYNGLFDVPNPHRQLRVSMTAQVSIVLSEARQVLCIPAAALGNKGKDGRYPVTVLRDGHPEARTVRIGINNNVQAQVLDGLRAGEQVIVGDSSQLPAGQRTPGGPPPRG; this is encoded by the coding sequence ATGACCAAAACTACCCGCAGGAACATCGCCATCGTCCTGGCGGCCGTCCTGGTGCTGTCCGGCACGGGGCTGCTGCTCAAGCGGCTCTTCTTCACCAAAGAGACCCCCGCCTACATCACCGCCACCGTCGCGAAAGCGGACATCGAGGACAAGGTGCTGGCGAGCGGCACCCTCACGGCACTGAAGACGGTCGAAGTCGGCGCCCAGGTTTCCGGCCAGCTGAAAAAGCTCTACGTCGCCCTCGGCGATCAGGTCAAAAAGGGGCAGCTGTTGGCGGAGATCGACCCGGTACTGCAGCAGAATGCCCTGCGGGACGCCGCGGCAGCGCTCGACGACGTGCGGGCTCAGAAACGAGCCAAACAGGCGCTTTTGCACCAGTACGACCTGGCCTACAAACGGCAGAGCCAGCTGGCCGCCGTGGATGCCGCCGCCCGCGCCGACCTCGAAAGCGCCCAGGCGCAGTTGGAGAGTACCCGGGCCGATATCGCCGCACTCGACGCCCAGATCAACAAGGCCCGGATCGCCGTGGACACCGCCCAGGCCAATCTCGGCTACACCCGGATCGCCGCCCCGATGGACGGGGTGGTAATCACTATCGTTACCGAGGAAGGACAGACCGTCAACTCGGCCCAGACCGCCCCGACCATCCTCAAGCTGGCCGATCTCGACACGATCACCGTCAAGGCGCAGATCTCCGAAGCGGACATCACCCGAGTCCGGCCGGGCCAGACCGCCTATTTCACCATTCTCGGCGACAGCGACACCCGCCATTACGGCCGCCTGCGGGCCATCGAGCCGGCACCCGACTCGACCAGCTCCAGCAGCTCCAGCAGCAGTTCCTCGACCAGCAGCACGGCAATCTATTACAATGGTCTGTTCGACGTCCCCAACCCGCACCGACAGCTGCGCGTCTCGATGACCGCCCAGGTGTCGATCGTCCTCAGCGAGGCCCGGCAGGTGCTCTGCATCCCCGCCGCCGCCCTCGGCAACAAGGGGAAGGACGGCCGCTACCCAGTGACGGTGCTCCGCGACGGCCACCCCGAAGCGCGCACCGTCCGGATCGGCATCAACAACAACGTCCAGGCACAGGTGCTGGACGGGCTCCGCGCCGGGGAGCAGGTCATCGTCGGCGACTCGTCCCAGCTGCCGGCCGGCCAGCGGACCCCCGGCGGGCCGCCACCACGCGGCTAA